One stretch of Jiangella gansuensis DSM 44835 DNA includes these proteins:
- a CDS encoding ankyrin repeat domain-containing protein gives MPELPDHPHLDHLKKQAKQLLRDYRAGSPGALERLRAGLPAAAGRDDDELRRLSLRLRDAQSCVAREYGFASWAQLRAHVEALPGRGAGPDVVVHRWLRLVYAGDVTGGNQAARPDVAARWLAEQPALAATVARDPHLSCAVGDDTAVGRAIATDAGWPARPGGPLGLPPLVAVTQSALLRLPAFADGVRACARLLVDAGASPDQTFVTADGHRLSALHGAAGANHDPELTRLLLVAGAGPDDGESLYHSLDNPACTRLLLEAGARITGTNAIYRVFDLDDAGTLRLLLDHGADPNEPSPTWGTPLLFAIRRRRSAEHVRALLAAGADPRARTPDGVGAYRLALRFGLPEVAELLHAAGAVEPVDIPEMLVAACAAGQAEVAHRLLAQHPGIVGALTPSQLRLLPDRAAAGGPGSGDAVRLMVTAGWPVDVSGGDWDASALNHAVFRGDAGLTRFLLEHGADWTTRHGYDDTVVGTLSWASLNGDGDGDWAGCAEALLDHGMPAPRPEDGYEFSDDVAEVLIPDPAPK, from the coding sequence ATGCCCGAGCTACCCGACCACCCTCACCTCGACCACCTGAAGAAGCAGGCCAAGCAGCTGTTGCGCGACTACCGGGCCGGTTCGCCCGGCGCGTTGGAGCGGCTGCGGGCCGGCCTGCCGGCGGCGGCCGGCCGCGATGACGACGAGCTGCGACGGCTCAGCCTGCGGCTGCGCGACGCCCAGTCATGCGTCGCCCGGGAGTACGGCTTCGCGTCCTGGGCGCAACTGCGCGCTCACGTCGAGGCGCTGCCGGGCCGCGGCGCCGGGCCGGACGTCGTCGTCCACCGGTGGCTGCGCCTGGTGTACGCCGGCGACGTGACCGGCGGCAACCAGGCCGCCCGGCCCGACGTGGCGGCGCGCTGGCTGGCCGAACAACCCGCCCTGGCCGCCACCGTTGCCCGCGATCCGCACCTGAGCTGCGCCGTCGGCGACGACACAGCGGTCGGCCGGGCGATCGCCACCGACGCCGGCTGGCCCGCCCGCCCCGGCGGCCCACTGGGGCTGCCACCGCTGGTCGCCGTCACGCAGTCGGCGCTGCTGCGGCTGCCGGCCTTCGCCGACGGTGTGCGTGCGTGTGCGCGCCTGCTCGTCGACGCCGGCGCCAGCCCGGACCAGACGTTCGTGACCGCCGACGGGCACCGGCTGTCGGCCCTGCACGGCGCCGCCGGAGCCAACCACGACCCGGAGCTGACCCGGCTGCTGCTGGTCGCCGGTGCCGGCCCCGACGACGGCGAATCGCTCTACCACTCCCTCGACAACCCCGCCTGCACCCGGCTGCTGCTGGAGGCCGGCGCTCGCATCACCGGCACGAACGCGATCTACCGGGTCTTCGACCTGGACGACGCCGGCACGCTGCGGCTGCTGCTCGACCACGGTGCGGACCCCAACGAGCCGTCGCCCACGTGGGGCACGCCGTTGTTGTTCGCGATCCGGCGGCGACGCTCAGCCGAGCACGTCCGGGCGCTCCTGGCGGCCGGCGCGGACCCGCGCGCCAGGACGCCCGATGGCGTCGGCGCGTACCGGCTGGCGCTGCGGTTCGGCCTGCCGGAGGTCGCGGAACTGCTGCACGCCGCCGGGGCGGTGGAACCGGTCGACATCCCGGAGATGCTGGTCGCGGCGTGCGCGGCCGGTCAGGCCGAGGTCGCCCACCGGCTGCTCGCTCAGCACCCGGGCATCGTCGGCGCGCTAACACCCAGCCAACTGCGGCTGCTGCCCGACCGGGCCGCAGCCGGCGGCCCGGGCTCCGGCGACGCGGTACGGCTCATGGTGACGGCGGGCTGGCCGGTCGACGTCAGCGGCGGCGACTGGGACGCCTCCGCCCTCAACCACGCCGTGTTCCGCGGCGACGCCGGCCTGACCCGCTTCCTGCTCGAGCACGGCGCGGACTGGACCACCCGCCACGGCTACGACGACACCGTCGTCGGCACCCTGTCCTGGGCGTCACTGAACGGGGACGGCGACGGCGACTGGGCCGGCTGCGCCGAGGCGCTGCTCGATCACGGCATGCCAGCACCGCGGCCCGAGGACGGCTACGAGTTCTCCGACGACGTCGCCGAGGTGCTCATCCCCGACCCCGCCCCGAAATGA
- a CDS encoding PQQ-binding-like beta-propeller repeat protein: protein MSKTPTRLLDRRRFLTLAGAGAVGGLAATTGFGAVAGSARASSTATSGAGANATPAAAALRFAVITDTHASAEEPARLQLLPRVFASIAQGDPHVVVNCGDITDYGGAPEFDAYLSTIPDTLWERMRHVPGNHEMRWDVNAGQLYRDTFGPAPYTVDVGGVRIIGLDPTQLLQEPGHFGPDRLGWLTGELDQDAPVLLFQHFPYGADYYYVNDQDAFFETVAGSPVRGLFAGHIHSEGVHRFNGFTQVTGAATRNAAVYQWVEKHDDAGHPVLRVWAVSVAVDGVETRRELTTVPLSGNGEGRLLRPGKVVIDLAAGGSLDLRVEVPRDGAPAGVRAQVYPQHVFGGRSAGAWADLARSGRGRWWSGSVDASALPPGRHRVQVRVVGADGSTHESTAPFEVPATDDTPARRWSESLAGSVQGALAVSGGLVVAGSTGGDVALVDPRRGRARWRRSVGPVHRAAGVASGVVVVPSADHHLYGLAADDGTDRWSVDAGAPVLSTPLVTTIGDTEAVVFSAGTTLHAVAAADGSPLWATDLGGFFAGRAACDGERVYAGSGDGNAYAFDAATGERLWAFRTNTRTNTYGRLIYSSWDDMVELLPGGLVLFATVASTFAVDAATGELRWQVASGCMYPPSGLTPHGLLLVDEWGRFQLVDPATGAQRWFTELGARTLNAGPVIDGDTAWVVATTGLLAGVDVPTGAVAHRLQVGPANTFSTPVVVDGVLVTGDQDGGLHGIDLPHP, encoded by the coding sequence ATGTCCAAGACTCCGACCAGGCTGCTCGATCGTCGGCGTTTCCTCACCCTGGCCGGAGCCGGGGCAGTGGGCGGCCTGGCGGCGACGACGGGGTTCGGTGCCGTGGCCGGCTCGGCCCGTGCCAGCTCGACCGCGACGTCCGGTGCCGGCGCGAACGCGACGCCCGCCGCGGCGGCGCTGCGCTTCGCCGTCATCACCGACACCCACGCCAGCGCGGAGGAGCCGGCCCGCCTGCAGCTGTTGCCGCGGGTCTTCGCGTCGATCGCGCAGGGCGACCCGCACGTCGTCGTCAACTGCGGCGACATCACCGACTACGGCGGCGCGCCCGAGTTCGACGCGTACCTGTCGACCATCCCCGACACGCTGTGGGAGCGGATGCGCCACGTCCCGGGCAACCACGAGATGCGCTGGGACGTCAACGCCGGACAGCTCTACCGCGACACGTTCGGCCCCGCGCCGTACACCGTGGACGTCGGCGGGGTGCGGATCATCGGCCTGGACCCGACGCAGCTGCTGCAGGAGCCGGGGCACTTCGGTCCGGACCGGCTGGGCTGGCTGACCGGGGAGCTCGACCAGGACGCGCCGGTGCTGCTGTTCCAGCACTTCCCGTACGGCGCCGACTACTACTACGTCAACGACCAGGACGCGTTCTTCGAGACGGTCGCCGGGTCACCCGTCCGAGGCCTGTTCGCCGGCCACATCCACAGCGAGGGCGTCCACCGTTTCAACGGGTTCACGCAGGTGACCGGCGCCGCGACTCGTAACGCTGCCGTCTACCAATGGGTGGAGAAGCACGACGACGCCGGCCATCCGGTGCTGCGCGTGTGGGCGGTGTCGGTGGCCGTCGACGGCGTGGAGACCCGCCGCGAGCTGACCACCGTCCCGCTGTCCGGGAACGGCGAGGGCCGGCTGCTGCGGCCGGGCAAGGTGGTGATCGACCTGGCCGCCGGCGGCTCGCTCGACCTTCGGGTCGAGGTGCCGCGCGACGGCGCGCCCGCCGGGGTGCGGGCCCAGGTGTATCCGCAGCACGTCTTCGGCGGCCGCAGCGCCGGTGCCTGGGCCGACCTGGCCAGGTCCGGCCGGGGACGCTGGTGGTCCGGCTCGGTGGACGCCTCGGCGCTGCCGCCGGGCCGGCACCGGGTGCAGGTGCGTGTGGTCGGCGCCGACGGGTCCACGCACGAGTCGACCGCGCCGTTCGAGGTGCCCGCCACGGACGACACTCCGGCCCGGCGCTGGTCGGAGTCGTTGGCCGGCAGCGTGCAGGGTGCGCTGGCGGTCTCCGGCGGGCTGGTGGTGGCCGGCTCCACCGGCGGCGACGTCGCACTGGTCGACCCGCGCCGCGGCCGGGCACGCTGGCGACGCTCGGTCGGCCCGGTCCACCGTGCCGCCGGTGTGGCGTCCGGCGTCGTCGTGGTGCCGTCGGCCGACCACCACCTGTACGGGCTGGCCGCCGACGACGGAACGGACCGCTGGAGCGTCGACGCCGGCGCGCCCGTGCTGTCCACCCCGCTGGTGACGACCATCGGCGACACCGAGGCGGTGGTCTTCTCCGCCGGCACCACGCTGCACGCCGTCGCGGCCGCGGACGGCTCACCGCTGTGGGCGACGGACCTGGGCGGCTTCTTCGCCGGCCGGGCGGCCTGCGACGGCGAACGCGTCTACGCCGGTAGCGGCGACGGCAACGCCTACGCCTTCGACGCCGCCACCGGTGAGCGACTGTGGGCGTTCCGGACCAATACCCGCACCAACACCTACGGCCGGTTGATCTACAGCTCCTGGGACGACATGGTCGAGCTGCTGCCCGGTGGGCTGGTGCTGTTCGCGACCGTGGCCAGCACGTTCGCCGTCGACGCCGCCACGGGTGAGCTGCGCTGGCAGGTGGCCAGCGGCTGCATGTACCCGCCGTCCGGGCTGACGCCGCACGGGCTGCTGCTGGTCGACGAATGGGGCCGGTTCCAGCTGGTCGACCCGGCGACCGGGGCGCAACGCTGGTTCACCGAGCTGGGTGCGCGAACCCTCAACGCGGGGCCGGTCATCGACGGCGACACCGCCTGGGTGGTGGCCACGACGGGTCTGCTGGCCGGGGTGGACGTCCCCACCGGCGCGGTCGCGCACCGGCTCCAGGTCGGCCCGGCGAACACGTTCAGCACCCCGGTCGTCGTCGACGGCGTCCTGGTGACCGGTGACCAGGACGGCGGCCTGCACGGCATCGACCTTCCCCACCCATGA
- a CDS encoding iron-siderophore ABC transporter substrate-binding protein, with amino-acid sequence MSSRFRTFAVLTAALVVLAGCSDDTASDDSTDDGGNATSAGASGAFPVTVEHALGETTIESAPERVVTWGSSTQDAVLALGVTPVAIPEFEYGGDGDGVLPWWREALGDDELPTLLPNASDTEIPYEAIAETDPDVILAVYSGITEAEYETLSAIAPTVAYPDGPWSTPWQEQTRLVGEALGLDDEAEQLVADTEAYLDEQADEYPQLAAASFLYGTEDAGQLALYTSDDVRVRLLTDIGMALAPYADENATGDSVYYSVSPELAAEVESDIFIAWFNDQQAADAFRDDPAYAQIPAVAAGAFVPVVGESYVTASSAPSVLSIPWMLDDYVPQLAEAAS; translated from the coding sequence TCGTCCTCGCCGGCTGCAGCGACGACACCGCCAGCGACGACAGCACCGACGACGGCGGCAACGCCACCTCCGCCGGTGCCAGCGGCGCGTTCCCCGTCACCGTCGAGCACGCGCTCGGCGAGACCACCATCGAGTCCGCGCCCGAGCGCGTCGTCACCTGGGGGTCGTCCACCCAGGACGCCGTTCTCGCCCTCGGCGTGACACCGGTGGCGATCCCGGAGTTCGAGTACGGCGGCGACGGCGACGGCGTGCTGCCCTGGTGGCGGGAGGCGCTCGGCGACGACGAGCTGCCGACGCTGCTGCCCAACGCCTCGGACACCGAGATCCCGTACGAGGCCATCGCGGAGACCGACCCCGACGTCATCCTCGCGGTCTACTCCGGCATCACCGAGGCCGAGTACGAGACGCTGAGCGCCATCGCTCCGACCGTCGCTTACCCCGACGGGCCGTGGAGCACGCCGTGGCAGGAACAGACCCGGCTCGTGGGCGAGGCACTGGGACTGGACGACGAGGCCGAGCAGCTGGTCGCCGACACCGAGGCGTACCTCGACGAGCAGGCGGACGAGTACCCGCAGCTCGCCGCCGCCTCGTTCCTCTACGGCACCGAGGACGCCGGTCAGCTCGCCCTCTACACCAGCGACGACGTCCGCGTCCGGCTCCTCACCGACATCGGCATGGCCCTCGCGCCGTACGCCGACGAGAACGCCACCGGCGACTCCGTCTACTACAGCGTCAGCCCCGAACTGGCCGCCGAAGTTGAGTCGGACATCTTCATCGCCTGGTTCAACGACCAGCAGGCCGCCGATGCGTTCCGGGACGATCCGGCGTACGCGCAGATCCCGGCGGTCGCCGCGGGCGCGTTCGTGCCGGTCGTGGGCGAGTCGTACGTGACCGCCAGCTCCGCGCCGTCGGTGCTGTCCATCCCGTGGATGCTCGACGACTACGTTCCCCAACTCGCCGAGGCAGCCAGCTGA